A single region of the Pseudalkalibacillus berkeleyi genome encodes:
- the rimP gene encoding ribosome maturation factor RimP yields MSQKVTEITEELVTPILDSMDLELVDVEFVKEGKNWFLRVYIDSDEGVDIEECGKVSEQLSEELDRIDPISQAYFLEVSSPGVERPLKKEADFHKAIEKNVFVKTYEQIEGQKEFEGTLKSFNGSELTIETKVKTRAKLIEIPYEKVASARIAVSF; encoded by the coding sequence ATGAGCCAAAAGGTGACAGAAATCACTGAAGAACTTGTTACACCTATCCTAGACTCCATGGACCTTGAACTAGTAGATGTTGAATTTGTTAAGGAAGGTAAGAACTGGTTTCTCAGGGTATATATCGACAGTGACGAAGGTGTCGATATTGAAGAATGCGGGAAAGTTAGTGAACAACTTAGTGAAGAGTTAGATCGAATCGATCCTATTTCACAAGCATACTTCCTTGAAGTGTCTTCACCAGGAGTGGAACGACCTTTAAAGAAAGAAGCAGACTTTCATAAAGCAATCGAGAAAAATGTATTTGTCAAAACGTATGAACAAATTGAAGGTCAAAAGGAATTTGAAGGTACACTTAAGTCCTTTAATGGTTCTGAATTGACAATTGAGACTAAGGTTAAAACTAGAGCAAAATTAATTGAAATACCGTATGAAAAGGTAGCAAGTGCTCGCATAGCGGTATCATTTTAA
- the nusA gene encoding transcription termination factor NusA — MSDLMDALTVLEKEKGISKEVIVEAIEAALISAYKRNFHQAQNVRVDFNQDTGNVKVFARKNVVDDIEDSRLEISVDQAKELSPQYEAGDVVELEVTPRDFGRIAAQTAKQVVTQRVREAERGIIYSEFIDREEDIITGVVQRQDHRFIYVDLGRVEALLPTTEQIQSETYKTNDRIKVFITKVEKTTKGPQIMVSRTHPGLLKRLFELEVPEIYDGTVEIKSISREAGDRSKISVHAEDPEVDPVGSCVGPRGQRVQTIVNELHGEKIDIVRWSNDPVEYVANSLSPSKVLEVQVNEEEKMTRVIVPDYQLSLAIGKRGQNARLAAKLTGWKIDIKSESEATEQGLYDPNGQSDEADAFEDELED, encoded by the coding sequence ATGAGCGATTTAATGGATGCGTTAACAGTCCTTGAGAAAGAAAAAGGAATTAGTAAGGAAGTCATCGTAGAAGCGATTGAAGCCGCACTTATTTCCGCATATAAACGGAATTTTCATCAGGCTCAAAACGTCCGTGTGGATTTTAATCAGGATACTGGAAACGTTAAAGTATTTGCAAGGAAAAATGTTGTCGACGATATAGAAGACAGCCGCCTAGAGATTTCTGTAGATCAGGCTAAAGAACTTAGCCCACAATATGAAGCGGGAGATGTCGTTGAATTAGAAGTTACACCTAGGGATTTTGGGCGTATAGCAGCTCAAACGGCTAAACAAGTCGTTACGCAAAGAGTCCGTGAAGCAGAGCGAGGGATTATTTACTCTGAATTCATTGACCGTGAAGAAGATATTATAACTGGTGTCGTCCAAAGACAAGATCACCGGTTTATTTATGTGGACCTTGGAAGAGTAGAAGCTTTACTACCTACTACAGAACAAATACAATCCGAAACTTATAAAACAAATGATCGTATTAAAGTTTTCATTACTAAAGTAGAGAAGACGACTAAAGGTCCACAAATAATGGTGTCTAGAACTCACCCTGGATTGTTGAAAAGATTATTTGAATTAGAAGTTCCTGAAATTTACGATGGAACAGTTGAAATCAAATCTATTTCTCGTGAAGCAGGAGATCGTTCGAAAATATCCGTTCATGCTGAAGATCCAGAAGTAGATCCAGTTGGTTCATGTGTTGGACCTCGAGGACAAAGGGTTCAAACAATTGTGAATGAACTTCATGGTGAGAAGATTGACATTGTCAGATGGTCAAACGACCCTGTAGAATATGTTGCCAATTCTTTAAGTCCTTCCAAAGTACTTGAAGTTCAAGTAAATGAAGAAGAAAAGATGACACGTGTTATTGTCCCAGATTATCAGTTGTCTCTTGCTATAGGTAAACGCGGTCAAAATGCTAGATTAGCTGCTAAATTGACTGGTTGGAAAATTGACATTAAAAGTGAATCAGAAGCGACTGAACAAGGATTGTATGATCCAAATGGGCAATCCGATGAGGCTGATGCTTTTGAGGATGAACTGGAAGATTAA
- the rnpM gene encoding RNase P modulator RnpM, producing the protein MKKRKIPMRKCIACQENKPKKELIRVVRTPDGEVSIDLTGKKSGRGAYICDQISCFELAQKKKALQNQLSTQISETVYETLQSQVKGKSE; encoded by the coding sequence ATGAAGAAGCGGAAAATACCGATGCGAAAATGTATAGCTTGTCAGGAAAACAAGCCGAAGAAAGAACTGATTCGTGTCGTCCGTACTCCAGATGGAGAAGTTTCAATCGACCTTACTGGTAAAAAATCTGGTAGAGGAGCATATATTTGCGACCAAATCTCTTGCTTTGAATTAGCTCAGAAGAAGAAAGCTTTACAAAATCAATTGAGCACACAAATTTCAGAGACTGTATATGAAACTTTGCAAAGTCAAGTTAAAGGAAAGAGTGAGTGA
- a CDS encoding YlxQ family RNA-binding protein: protein MQSPWFSLIGLANRAGKCVSGEELVLKEIRSQRAKAILLADDASANTRKKLIDKSTYYKIPYYIVPDRVELGNAIGKEQRVTVAVIDNGFAKKLKTYFDQ, encoded by the coding sequence ATGCAATCACCTTGGTTTTCCTTAATCGGATTAGCGAATCGCGCGGGAAAATGTGTTTCAGGAGAAGAACTCGTTCTGAAGGAAATTAGAAGCCAGCGTGCTAAAGCGATTTTGCTTGCAGATGATGCATCCGCCAATACTAGAAAGAAGCTAATCGATAAGAGTACTTATTATAAGATACCTTACTATATCGTTCCTGACAGAGTAGAGTTAGGAAATGCAATTGGGAAAGAACAACGGGTGACCGTTGCTGTGATCGATAATGGATTTGCCAAAAAATTAAAAACCTATTTCGATCAATAA
- the infB gene encoding translation initiation factor IF-2, with amino-acid sequence MSKMRVYEYAKKHNVQSKDVIQKLKTMNVEVSNHMSTIEDSTVNQLDAAFQPKQAQNNQKPSSTSNNQQDRPKGTKPTNQSNKQNSNNQNKGPNNNQSKGPNNNQGKNFGNRRNNQGNRGNNRPQRGKGKNNQATQQQPPRREQPKPKMPEKITFEGSLTVGEMAKKLHIEGSEIIKKLMGLGIMATINQELDKEAIELVAADFNVEVEEEIVIDETNFEENEIEEDESKLAIRPPVVTIMGHVDHGKTTLLDSIRKTKVAAGEAGGITQHIGAYQIKENNKPITFLDTPGHAAFTTMRARGAQVTDITILVVAADDGVMPQTVEAINHAKAAGVPIIVAVNKIDKEGANPDRVMQELTEHELIPEDWGGETIFVKLSAISGEGIDELLEMILLVAEMEEHKSNPDRFANGTVIEAELDKGRGPVATLLVQGGTLEVSDPIVVGNTYGRVRAMVNDLGRRVKVAGPSTPVEITGLNDVPKAGDQFRVYKDEKKARSIGEARAKRQIEQQRKESSKLNLDDLFDQIKEGDIKEINVILKADVQGSLEALAGSLKKIEVAGVKVKIIHTGVGAIAESDIILASASNAIIIGFNVRPDSNAKRTAEAEKVDIRLHRIIYNVIDEIESAMKGMLDPVYQEKVIGQVEVRTTFKVSKVGTIAGCYVTEGKITRDSGVRLIRDGIVIFEGQVDTLKRFKDDVKEVATNYECGITLEKYNDIKEGDIIESYVMEEVAPK; translated from the coding sequence ATGAGTAAGATGCGCGTATACGAATATGCAAAAAAACATAACGTACAAAGCAAAGATGTAATTCAAAAATTAAAAACAATGAATGTAGAGGTATCCAATCACATGTCAACAATCGAAGATTCCACAGTGAACCAATTGGATGCTGCATTCCAACCTAAGCAAGCACAAAACAACCAAAAGCCATCAAGTACATCTAATAATCAACAAGATCGTCCAAAAGGAACTAAGCCGACTAACCAATCTAATAAGCAGAATTCGAACAATCAGAACAAAGGTCCTAACAATAATCAAAGTAAAGGCCCTAACAACAATCAAGGAAAGAATTTCGGTAATCGAAGAAACAACCAAGGAAATCGTGGTAACAATCGACCTCAACGTGGTAAAGGAAAGAACAACCAAGCTACGCAGCAACAACCACCACGTCGTGAGCAGCCAAAACCGAAGATGCCAGAGAAAATTACTTTTGAAGGTTCACTGACAGTAGGTGAAATGGCTAAGAAGTTGCATATAGAAGGTTCAGAGATCATTAAAAAGTTAATGGGTCTTGGAATTATGGCAACGATTAATCAAGAGTTGGATAAAGAGGCAATTGAACTCGTTGCAGCTGATTTCAATGTGGAAGTTGAAGAAGAAATAGTAATTGACGAAACAAACTTTGAAGAAAATGAGATTGAAGAAGACGAGTCTAAACTTGCCATTCGTCCTCCAGTTGTAACGATCATGGGTCACGTAGACCATGGTAAAACAACCTTACTTGATTCAATCAGGAAGACAAAAGTAGCAGCTGGCGAAGCTGGTGGGATTACACAACATATTGGTGCATATCAAATTAAAGAAAATAACAAGCCGATTACGTTCTTAGATACACCAGGTCACGCGGCTTTCACAACGATGCGTGCCCGTGGTGCTCAAGTAACTGACATCACAATTTTGGTTGTTGCAGCAGATGACGGAGTTATGCCTCAGACTGTTGAAGCAATCAACCATGCAAAGGCTGCTGGTGTCCCGATAATTGTTGCAGTAAACAAGATTGATAAAGAAGGTGCAAACCCAGATCGTGTCATGCAAGAACTAACTGAACACGAACTTATTCCAGAAGACTGGGGCGGGGAAACAATCTTTGTTAAACTTTCTGCGATCAGTGGAGAAGGAATTGATGAACTGCTTGAAATGATCCTTCTTGTTGCAGAGATGGAAGAACATAAATCAAATCCAGATCGTTTTGCAAATGGTACGGTTATTGAAGCTGAACTTGATAAAGGCCGTGGACCAGTAGCAACTCTCCTTGTACAAGGAGGAACACTTGAAGTAAGTGACCCGATCGTTGTTGGTAATACTTACGGTCGTGTGCGTGCAATGGTGAATGATTTAGGTCGTCGAGTGAAAGTAGCTGGACCTTCAACACCAGTTGAAATTACTGGTTTGAATGATGTTCCGAAAGCTGGAGATCAGTTCAGAGTTTATAAGGATGAAAAGAAAGCACGTTCTATTGGTGAAGCACGTGCTAAGCGTCAAATTGAACAACAGCGAAAAGAATCTTCAAAACTTAACTTGGACGATCTATTCGATCAAATTAAGGAAGGTGACATTAAGGAAATCAATGTCATCTTGAAAGCGGACGTGCAAGGATCTCTTGAAGCGCTTGCTGGTTCATTGAAAAAAATTGAAGTAGCCGGTGTTAAGGTTAAAATCATTCATACGGGTGTAGGTGCAATTGCAGAATCTGATATCATCTTAGCTTCTGCTTCAAATGCAATTATCATCGGATTTAATGTACGTCCAGATAGTAATGCGAAACGCACAGCTGAAGCTGAAAAGGTAGACATTCGTCTTCACAGAATTATTTATAACGTAATTGATGAAATCGAATCAGCAATGAAAGGAATGCTTGATCCCGTTTATCAAGAGAAAGTCATTGGTCAAGTTGAGGTTCGAACTACATTTAAAGTATCTAAAGTTGGAACAATTGCTGGTTGTTACGTTACTGAAGGGAAAATCACACGCGACTCTGGCGTTCGATTAATTCGTGACGGAATCGTAATCTTTGAAGGTCAAGTAGATACGCTTAAACGCTTCAAGGACGACGTGAAAGAGGTTGCGACTAACTACGAATGTGGTATTACACTTGAAAAGTATAACGACATTAAAGAAGGCGACATCATCGAATCATATGTTATGGAAGAAGTTGCGCCGAAATGA
- a CDS encoding DUF503 domain-containing protein, with product MIGSLKCECHIYDTHSLKEKRSVVKKVIQRLKQRFNVAVAETDHHDLWQRFEIGIVTISKDKQMVEKELQKVLESFDQYEEFQVTSYQMEIL from the coding sequence ATGATTGGGAGTTTAAAGTGTGAGTGTCATATTTATGACACTCACTCTTTAAAAGAAAAAAGGTCGGTTGTCAAGAAGGTGATTCAAAGACTGAAACAACGATTTAACGTTGCAGTTGCAGAAACAGATCACCATGACTTGTGGCAACGATTTGAAATTGGTATTGTTACAATATCAAAGGATAAGCAAATGGTGGAAAAAGAGTTACAAAAAGTATTAGAATCCTTTGATCAGTATGAAGAATTTCAAGTAACTTCTTACCAAATGGAAATACTGTAA
- the rbfA gene encoding 30S ribosome-binding factor RbfA: MSNVRANRVAEQMKKELGEIIGQKIKDPRVGFVTVTAVEVTGDLQQATIFISVFGDDDEKANTLAGLAKATGFIRSEIGKRIRLRKTPEILFQFDHSIEYGNRIETLLGEINDNRE; encoded by the coding sequence ATGAGTAATGTACGTGCAAATCGCGTAGCAGAGCAAATGAAAAAGGAACTAGGGGAAATCATTGGACAAAAGATCAAAGATCCAAGAGTAGGTTTCGTAACGGTAACCGCTGTTGAAGTAACAGGTGACTTACAGCAAGCTACCATTTTTATATCAGTCTTTGGAGACGATGATGAGAAAGCAAACACACTAGCTGGATTAGCAAAAGCTACAGGATTTATTCGTTCAGAAATTGGCAAACGAATTCGCCTGAGAAAAACACCTGAAATTTTGTTCCAATTTGATCACTCGATTGAATACGGGAACAGAATTGAAACCCTACTCGGTGAAATAAACGACAATAGGGAATAA
- the truB gene encoding tRNA pseudouridine(55) synthase TruB, producing MKEDGILPLHKPRGMTSHDCVAKLRKLLRTKRVGHTGTLDPAVTGVLPICVNRATKVAEYMSAYNKTYEATISIGTSTTTEDQTGEVVEQQNPGNIALADVQKVLESFVGEIEQTPPMFSAVKVKGKRLYEYAREGITIERPSRKVMIHSIELLSDPEYNSTNHVDFSIRVTCSKGTYIRTLAVDIGKSLGKPAHMSNLTRTKSGPFSLEDSFTFEEIEQHLNDEKPAEELFLPIEQALSIFPAVTVTSEVEQKILNGAVIEETKELSNPRSAVYNERGECLAIYVRHPNRPGWVKPEKVIKIH from the coding sequence ATGAAAGAAGATGGAATCCTTCCATTACATAAGCCTAGAGGCATGACCTCTCATGACTGTGTTGCGAAACTGAGAAAATTACTCCGTACGAAACGTGTAGGACATACTGGCACACTTGACCCAGCGGTCACTGGCGTGTTACCTATTTGTGTGAATCGTGCTACTAAAGTTGCCGAATATATGAGTGCGTACAATAAGACATACGAAGCAACCATTTCGATTGGTACCTCAACTACTACTGAGGATCAGACGGGTGAAGTGGTTGAACAGCAAAACCCTGGTAACATTGCGCTCGCTGATGTCCAGAAAGTTCTAGAATCATTTGTCGGTGAAATTGAACAAACACCACCTATGTTTTCAGCAGTAAAAGTAAAAGGTAAGAGACTATATGAATATGCTCGTGAAGGAATAACGATAGAACGACCATCAAGGAAAGTTATGATTCATTCTATAGAACTTTTATCTGATCCTGAGTACAATTCTACGAATCATGTAGATTTCTCTATTCGGGTAACTTGTAGCAAAGGTACTTATATTCGAACTTTAGCAGTTGATATAGGAAAATCACTTGGAAAGCCGGCACACATGTCAAACTTAACGAGGACAAAATCCGGTCCTTTTTCACTTGAAGATTCCTTCACGTTTGAAGAAATTGAGCAACATCTCAATGATGAAAAACCCGCTGAGGAATTATTTCTGCCGATTGAGCAGGCGTTATCTATATTCCCAGCAGTAACAGTCACATCAGAAGTAGAACAAAAGATACTAAATGGTGCTGTAATAGAAGAGACGAAAGAACTTTCCAATCCCAGGTCTGCAGTTTATAATGAACGTGGAGAGTGTCTAGCTATTTACGTTCGACATCCGAATCGCCCAGGGTGGGTCAAACCTGAAAAGGTGATTAAAATTCATTAA
- the ribF gene encoding bifunctional riboflavin kinase/FAD synthetase, with amino-acid sequence MKIYRIDHTQIYNNKSVHPAAMAIGYFDGIHMGHKKVICTAKSIADEQGLESAVMTFDPHPSVVLGRERVEKAHITPMEDKVQVIESLGIDRLYIVTFNKGFASLTPQQFVDQFIIGFNIKHVVAGFDFSFGKKGEGTMETLPFHSRGQFKHTVINKVSIEGQKVSSTLIRTLIENGQVQDIPTFLGRHYQVGGRVIHGDNRGHTIGFPTANIHLENTYMIPQVGVYAVKMNVNGEWYDGVCNVGYKPTFKDDKPDQPGIEVHLFEFDAEIYGEYVFVKWCNRIRGEKKFSSIEELKAQIAEDVSTAKQILQHS; translated from the coding sequence TTGAAAATATATAGGATTGACCACACACAAATATATAACAATAAGTCTGTTCATCCGGCTGCTATGGCAATCGGTTACTTTGATGGTATTCATATGGGACATAAGAAGGTTATTTGTACTGCAAAAAGCATTGCTGACGAACAGGGATTAGAATCTGCTGTGATGACATTTGATCCTCATCCATCTGTTGTTCTTGGAAGAGAGCGGGTAGAGAAAGCACATATCACACCTATGGAAGACAAGGTTCAAGTCATTGAATCGTTGGGAATAGATCGACTGTACATTGTAACTTTTAATAAAGGATTTGCCTCATTAACACCTCAACAATTTGTTGATCAGTTCATCATCGGTTTTAATATTAAACACGTTGTAGCTGGGTTTGATTTTTCATTTGGGAAAAAAGGTGAAGGCACAATGGAAACACTCCCTTTCCATTCCAGAGGCCAATTTAAACATACAGTGATCAACAAAGTATCGATAGAAGGTCAAAAAGTTAGCTCTACATTAATCAGGACACTTATTGAAAATGGACAGGTCCAGGATATTCCAACATTCTTAGGCAGACATTATCAAGTAGGCGGACGTGTTATTCACGGAGATAATCGAGGACATACAATCGGTTTTCCTACTGCAAACATTCATCTTGAAAATACATACATGATTCCACAAGTAGGCGTGTATGCAGTTAAAATGAATGTTAACGGCGAATGGTACGATGGTGTATGTAACGTTGGATACAAACCTACATTTAAAGATGACAAGCCAGATCAGCCTGGTATTGAAGTCCATCTGTTTGAATTTGATGCTGAAATTTATGGTGAGTATGTCTTTGTGAAATGGTGTAATCGTATTAGGGGTGAGAAAAAATTCTCCTCCATAGAAGAACTGAAAGCACAAATAGCTGAAGATGTTTCCACAGCTAAACAGATTCTACAACATTCATAG
- the rpsO gene encoding 30S ribosomal protein S15: protein MAISQERKNGLIEEYKTHDNDTGSPEVQIAILTEQINELNDHLRTHKKDHHSRRGLLKMVGKRRNLLTYLRKKDVTRYRTLINKLGLRR from the coding sequence ATGGCTATTTCACAAGAGCGTAAAAACGGACTAATTGAAGAGTATAAGACTCATGATAACGATACAGGGTCTCCAGAAGTACAGATTGCTATCCTTACTGAGCAAATTAACGAATTGAACGATCATTTACGAACTCATAAGAAGGATCACCACTCACGTCGTGGTCTATTGAAAATGGTTGGTAAGCGTCGTAATTTGTTAACGTACTTACGTAAGAAAGACGTAACTCGATATCGTACACTAATCAACAAACTTGGTTTACGTCGATAG
- the pnp gene encoding polyribonucleotide nucleotidyltransferase: MEQNKHVYSIDWAGRKLTLEIGNLAKQANGAVMVRYGDTAVLSTATASKEPKNLSFFPLTVNYEERLYAVGKIPGGFIKREGRPSEKAVLASRLIDRPIRPLFADGFRNEVQVVSTVMSVDQDCSSEMAAMFGSSLALSISDIPFEGPIAGVTVGRIDGEFIINPTPEQKESSDINLIVAGTKDAINMVEAGAKEVPEEVMLEAIMFGHDEIKRLIAFQEEIAAKIGKEKMEVKLHTLDEGLTEEVSGLFINEVKEAVKVLEKHARQAALDEVAVKVAAHYEDDEEKAAEAKEILHTLVKKEVRRLILKDKLRPDGRKVDEIRPLSSDVGLLPRTHGSGLFTRGQTQALSICTLGALGDVQVLDGLDTEESKRFMHHYNFPPFSVGETGFMRGPGRREIGHGALGERALEVVIPSEEEFPYTIRLVSEVLESNGSSSQASICASTLAMMDAGIPIKAPVAGIAMGLISDGEDVTVLTDIQGMEDHLGDMDFKVAGTPSGVTALQMDIKISGISREVLKEAMFQARNGRSEILDSMLSTLAASRTQLSEYAPKILTMKIKPDKIRDVIGPSGKIINKIIEETGVKIDIEQDGTIFIASTNEAMNTKAKETIEDIVREVEVGEMYLGKVKRIEKFGAFVELFSGKDGLVHISELAEERIGKVEDVVKLGDELLVKVTEIDNQGRVNLSRKAVLKEQKKEQEQS, from the coding sequence ATGGAGCAAAACAAACATGTTTATTCCATTGATTGGGCAGGTCGTAAGCTGACCCTTGAAATTGGAAATTTAGCTAAACAGGCAAATGGGGCAGTTATGGTTCGTTACGGTGATACAGCAGTACTATCAACGGCTACAGCGTCTAAGGAACCGAAAAACCTTAGTTTTTTCCCATTGACAGTTAATTACGAAGAACGTTTATATGCAGTAGGAAAGATTCCTGGTGGATTTATTAAGCGTGAAGGTCGTCCAAGCGAAAAAGCTGTATTAGCTTCTCGTTTAATCGATCGACCTATTCGACCATTATTTGCTGATGGATTTCGTAATGAAGTACAAGTTGTAAGTACGGTAATGAGTGTAGATCAGGATTGTTCATCTGAGATGGCTGCAATGTTTGGATCTTCTTTAGCACTTTCGATTTCTGATATTCCCTTTGAAGGACCGATTGCGGGTGTAACAGTTGGAAGAATTGATGGAGAATTTATCATTAATCCAACACCGGAACAAAAGGAATCTAGTGATATCAACCTGATCGTAGCAGGAACGAAAGACGCGATTAACATGGTTGAAGCTGGGGCGAAAGAAGTACCTGAAGAAGTCATGCTTGAAGCCATCATGTTTGGTCATGATGAAATTAAGCGATTGATTGCATTCCAAGAGGAAATCGCAGCGAAAATTGGAAAAGAAAAGATGGAAGTAAAGCTTCATACACTTGATGAAGGGCTAACAGAAGAGGTTTCTGGTTTGTTCATTAATGAAGTGAAAGAAGCGGTTAAAGTCTTAGAAAAACATGCTAGACAAGCTGCGCTGGATGAAGTTGCAGTGAAGGTTGCTGCTCATTATGAGGATGATGAAGAGAAAGCAGCTGAAGCGAAAGAAATCTTACATACTCTTGTGAAGAAAGAGGTAAGAAGACTTATTTTGAAAGATAAACTTCGACCAGATGGTCGTAAAGTTGATGAAATTAGACCTCTTTCATCTGATGTAGGGTTATTACCGCGTACGCATGGTTCAGGTCTATTCACACGTGGACAAACTCAAGCATTGAGTATTTGTACACTTGGAGCACTTGGAGATGTACAAGTCCTTGATGGATTGGATACGGAAGAGTCCAAACGCTTTATGCACCACTATAATTTCCCTCCGTTCAGTGTTGGAGAAACAGGATTTATGCGTGGACCTGGTCGACGTGAAATCGGACACGGCGCTTTAGGAGAACGTGCTTTAGAAGTCGTTATACCTTCTGAAGAAGAGTTTCCATATACGATCCGTCTAGTAAGTGAAGTTCTCGAATCAAACGGCTCTTCGTCACAAGCAAGTATCTGTGCGAGTACGCTTGCAATGATGGACGCTGGTATACCTATTAAGGCACCAGTTGCAGGTATTGCAATGGGTCTAATCAGCGACGGTGAAGACGTTACTGTGTTAACTGATATTCAAGGTATGGAAGACCATCTTGGAGATATGGACTTTAAAGTAGCTGGAACTCCTTCTGGTGTTACTGCGCTTCAAATGGATATAAAGATCTCTGGAATCAGCCGTGAAGTTTTGAAGGAAGCTATGTTCCAAGCAAGAAATGGACGTAGTGAAATATTAGATTCCATGCTCAGTACGTTAGCAGCATCTCGTACTCAGCTTTCAGAATATGCACCGAAGATCCTGACAATGAAAATTAAGCCAGATAAGATTCGAGATGTTATTGGACCGAGTGGAAAGATTATCAATAAGATTATTGAAGAAACTGGTGTGAAAATTGACATTGAACAGGATGGCACGATTTTCATTGCCTCTACGAATGAAGCCATGAACACAAAAGCTAAAGAGACGATTGAAGATATCGTTCGTGAAGTAGAAGTTGGAGAAATGTACCTCGGTAAAGTTAAGCGAATTGAGAAGTTTGGAGCATTCGTCGAACTGTTCAGTGGTAAGGACGGACTCGTTCATATTTCAGAGCTTGCAGAAGAGCGAATCGGTAAAGTCGAAGATGTCGTTAAGCTAGGGGACGAATTACTTGTAAAAGTAACGGAAATAGATAACCAAGGACGAGTAAACCTCTCGCGTAAAGCAGTCCTTAAAGAACAGAAAAAAGAACAAGAACAAAGCTAA
- a CDS encoding polysaccharide deacetylase family protein — protein sequence MKRKAPFFALMLIVLITYASVQNPWTNQYISKLKDEATTVTATMKDHDELRAQIKQFSETNTIPPINARLDPVWKAIPGYNGLSVDQEASLNRMKKNKQFNEALIVYKQTKPEVSLEDLPASPIYKGNPEKPMVTFLVNVAWGNEYLTEILETMKKHKIHSTFFLDGSWVKKNQDLSKIIHEEGHEIGNHAYSHPDMKRLTNPRIKEEIQKTNEIIESTVHVAPQWFAPPSGSFRDDVVQIAHTLNMKTILWSVDTVDWRNPDPNQMSKRVLSKVHPGAMILMHPTKSSASALEQMIIGIQAKGYTIGTVTQLMSEKRIVKSKKKPEPSN from the coding sequence TTGAAGAGAAAAGCACCTTTCTTCGCGCTTATGCTCATCGTTTTGATTACGTATGCAAGTGTACAAAATCCCTGGACGAATCAATATATTAGTAAATTGAAGGATGAGGCTACAACCGTAACAGCTACAATGAAAGATCATGATGAACTAAGAGCACAAATTAAACAATTCAGCGAGACGAACACAATTCCACCTATTAATGCACGTTTGGATCCTGTATGGAAAGCGATTCCAGGCTACAATGGATTGTCAGTAGATCAAGAAGCCTCCCTTAATCGAATGAAGAAGAATAAACAATTCAATGAAGCTTTAATCGTTTACAAACAGACAAAACCAGAAGTTTCATTAGAAGACTTGCCGGCTTCTCCAATTTATAAAGGCAATCCCGAAAAGCCTATGGTCACATTTCTTGTCAATGTTGCATGGGGGAATGAATATCTAACTGAAATACTTGAAACAATGAAGAAACATAAAATACATTCGACTTTTTTTCTTGATGGTTCTTGGGTAAAGAAGAATCAAGATTTGTCTAAAATTATCCATGAAGAAGGGCATGAAATTGGTAATCATGCGTATTCTCACCCTGATATGAAGAGATTAACGAATCCGAGAATTAAGGAAGAAATTCAAAAGACAAATGAAATTATTGAGAGTACAGTTCATGTTGCTCCTCAATGGTTCGCGCCACCAAGTGGTAGTTTTAGAGATGACGTTGTTCAAATCGCTCATACGTTAAATATGAAAACAATCCTTTGGTCAGTAGACACAGTGGATTGGCGCAATCCAGACCCGAACCAAATGTCTAAAAGAGTTTTATCTAAAGTTCACCCTGGTGCGATGATTCTTATGCATCCGACAAAATCTTCCGCAAGTGCTTTAGAACAAATGATTATAGGAATACAGGCGAAAGGCTATACGATCGGAACGGTCACACAATTGATGAGTGAAAAACGAATCGTGAAGTCTAAGAAAAAACCTGAACCTTCCAATTAA